Proteins encoded by one window of Aspergillus chevalieri M1 DNA, chromosome 6, nearly complete sequence:
- a CDS encoding uncharacterized protein (CAZy:GH13;~COG:G;~EggNog:ENOG410PGUZ;~InterPro:IPR017853,IPR006047;~PFAM:PF00128;~go_function: GO:0003824 - catalytic activity [Evidence IEA];~go_process: GO:0005975 - carbohydrate metabolic process [Evidence IEA]) yields the protein MGYDISHYEDVYRPYGTIQDMETLIAETHARGMYIMLDLVINHTFDQHAWFKESRSSKDNPKRDWYIWRPAKYSPTGKRLPPKNWRCCFGGGSAWEWDEHTEEYYLHVWATEQPDLNWDTLETRKAIYASAMDKPPDMPDAPITDPKAPYQPALSLYCNGPRIFEFLGEMNAVLSRYSAITVGELPYTHDTNLVLGYLSAGAKKLDMVFQFDAIEVGFGVTHKYETTTKNFTLPDFKAAVGATQKLIRDTDAWITVFLENHDEPRSVTQFTDDCPDFRVSSAKLLALMEACSSGTQYIYQGQEIGLVNAPKEIYSIENYLDISSCLFIKMVKERHGADNKEEFDKAFNALQHLARDHTRLPMPWNAKAKYGGFSEAAEMKGHEVKEPWMKPHHLVDETNISSQLHDPESVLAFWRKMIRFRQEHSDLLVYGDYRDLRLLAKDLFVFIKPGPVNFLFRLVLPFLV from the exons ATGGGCTATGACATATCCCACTACGAGGACGTCTACCGGCCGTATGGCACAATCCAGGACATGGAGACACTCATAGCAGAGACACACGCACGCGGCATGTACATAATGCTTGACCTAGTCATTAATCATACCTTCGACCAGCACGCATGGTTCAAGGAGTCTCGTTCTAGCAAAGACAACCCCAAGCGTGACTGGTACATCTGGAGGCCGGCCAAGTATTCGCCCACAGGTAAAAGATTGCCGCCCAAAAATTGGCGGTGCTGTTTTGGTGGCGGGAGCGCGTGGGAGTGGGACGAGCACACCGAAGAATACTACCTGCATGTGTGGGCAACCGAACAGCCTGACCTCAATTGGGACACCCTCGAAACACGCAAGGCCATCTACGCCTCTGCAATGGA TAAGCCGCCGGATATGCCAGACGCACCCATCACCGACCCCAAGGCTCCTTATCAACCCGCCCTATCGCTGTATTGCAACGGCCCCAGAATATTCGAGTTTCTGGGGGAGATGAATGCAGTTCTTTCAAGGTACAGCGCCATCACAGTTGGCGAGCTGCCCTACACTCATGACACAAACCTTGTACTTGGATATTTGAGCGCTGGCGCCAAGAAGTTAGACATGGTCTTTCAGTTCGACGCCATCGAGGTAGGCTTCGGCGTAACACACAAGTACGAAACGACTACCAAGAACTTTACCTTGCCTGATTTTAAGGCTGCCGTTGGTGCGACTCAGAAACTCATCCGAGACACTGATGCATGGATCACCGTTTTCCTTGAGAACCATGACGAGCCCCGATCCGTCACTCAGTTCACTGATGACTGTCCAGATTTTCGCGTCAGTAGCGCAAAGCTGCTGGCTCTCATGGAGGCTTGCTCGAGTGGCACACAATATATTTACCAGGGCCAGGAGATTGGCCTCGTTAACGCTCCCAAGGAGATTTACTCGATCGAAAACTATCTCGACATTAGCAGCTGTCTATTCATCAAAATGGTCAAAGAGCGCCATGGTGCCGACAACAAGGAGGAGTTTGACAAGGCATTCAATGCTCTACAGCACCTTGCCAGGGACCATACTAGACTACCCATGCCGTGGAATGCGAAAGCAAAGTATGGCGGTTTCTCCGAAGCGGCTGAGATGAAGGGCCATGAGGTCAAAGAGCCATGGATGAAACCTCATCATTTGGTAGATGAGACCAACATCTCCTCCCAGCTCCATGATCCGGAGAGTGTGCTTGCTTTTTGGCGCAAGATGATCCGCTTTCGCCAGGAGCATTCAGATTTGCTTGTATACGGTGACTACAGAGATCTGCGTCTCCTGGCCAAGGACCTTTTTGTCTTTATAAAACCAGGACCTGTGAATTTCCTGTTCCGGCTAGTTTTGCCTTTTCTGGTATAG
- a CDS encoding uncharacterized protein (COG:T;~EggNog:ENOG410PRPN;~InterPro:IPR000719,IPR011009;~go_function: GO:0004672 - protein kinase activity [Evidence IEA];~go_function: GO:0005524 - ATP binding [Evidence IEA];~go_process: GO:0006468 - protein phosphorylation [Evidence IEA]) yields MHVVDDFDLEGPNGTHRCLVFELLGPSVPDTIDARFSDGRLSGKLAKTIAKQVVSELEFLHQEKIGHGDLHTRNLAFTILSMDNVSDKEFIETLGKPEIGHVQRSDGKALEPGIPEYIVRPTGTHSWPLSNIIKIVDFGESFLQQTSLKRFTHR; encoded by the exons ATGCACGTGGTTGATGACTTCGATTTAGAGGGACCTAACGGAACACATCGCTGCTTGGTATTTGAGCTCTTAGGGCCTAGTGTTCCTGACACGATAGATGCACGCTTTTCTGATGGGAGACTTTCTGGAAAGCTCGCTAAGACCATTGCGAAACAGGTTGTTTCTGAACTTGAATTTCTGCACCAAGAGAAAATTGGACATGGAG ACCTTCATACTCGCAATCTGGCTTTCACCATACTGTCCATGGACAATGTATCGGATAAGGAATTCATCGAGACGTTAGGAAAGCCAGAAATTGGACATGTCCAGAGGAGTGACGGTAAAGCTCTAGAACCTGGTATACCGGAATACATTGTCAGACCCACTGGGACGCATTCTTGGCCGTTGTCAAATATCATCAAGATTGTCGACTTTGGCGAATCATTCTTGCAGCAAACGTCCCTCAAACGCTTCACACACCGCTAA
- a CDS encoding uncharacterized protein (COG:M;~EggNog:ENOG410Q1I3), translating to MLPVDFVDVTGPKIMTVAISESLGQLLGRTVDDRDFSGIKQPKLLGDVLIIPGNSFAARQNGYPTDQETLL from the coding sequence ATGCTTCCGGTGGATTTCGTGGACGTAACGGGGCCCAAGATCATGACTGTTGCAATCTCGGAAAGCCTGGGTCAGTTGCTAGGCAGGACTGTCGATGATCGCGATTTTTCCGGCATCAAACAACCCAAGTTACTTGGTGATGTCCTGATTATTCCAGGGAATTCCTTCGCTGCACGCCAGAATGGATATCCGACGGACCAAGAGACACTCTTGTGA
- a CDS encoding uncharacterized protein (COG:A;~EggNog:ENOG410PIUX;~TransMembrane:1 (o100-122i)), translating to MLMVIVINALDECEQEDNVRVILQLLPKLQESKSICLRIFLSSRPEESVRAGLNQFQDYQVQALEEAPMTEHDIQLFLKDQLSKIRKDKSLAREWPGDDAFHNLVAMSVPLSIFAATVCRFIKDRPGKRLAAVLESREATPVTQMKKMYQQVLEQVLDPDNESESEDNVKKFKDIVVTAWSRWLVIT from the coding sequence ATGCTTATGGTGATCGTGATCAACGCATTGGATGAGTGTGAACAAGAAGACAATGTCAGGGTTATATTGCAGCTTCTACCCAAGTTGCAAGAATCCAAATCCATCTGTCTACGGATATTCCTGTCGAGCAGACCAGAAGAATCAGTACGTGCTGGGTTGAACCAATTTCAAGATTATCAGGTTCAAGCGCTTGAAGAAGCCCCCATGACTGAGCATGATATACAGCTATTTCTGAAAGACCAGCTGTCAAAAATCCGGAAGGATAAATCACTTGCTCGTGAATGGCCTGGAGATGATGCATTTCATAACTTGGTTGCAATGTCTGTTCCTCTTTCTATTTTCGCCGCAACGGTGTGTCGCTTTATTAAAGATCGCCCAGGAAAGCGCCTTGCCGCAGTTCTTGAATCCAGGGAAGCCACACCTGTAACCCAGATGAAGAAAATGTACCAACAGGTATTGGAGCAAGTCCTAGATCCTGACAATGAGAGCGAATCAGAGGATAATGTCAAAAAGTTCAAGGACATagttgtgacggcctggtcacgttggttggttatcacgtga
- a CDS encoding uncharacterized protein (COG:A;~EggNog:ENOG410PIUX;~InterPro:IPR027417) produces the protein MFNLPVAEGAPYDSFANQHDEMCLPDTRTWLQCQVTDWAKKPDSKLIFLLNGMAGTGKSTIARTVAQSFDKKGLLGASFFFKRGEADSDNAKRFISTITRQLMTSNRELTSDISRVIEDDPDLSTKALSRQFDNFLFSHCSG, from the coding sequence ATGTTCAACCTACCCGTTGCAGAAGGAGCACCTTATGACTCATTTGCAAATCAACATGACGAGATGTGCCTTCCAGACACCAGAACTTGGCTTCAATGCCAAGTCACAGATTGGGCCAAAAAACCAGACAGCAAACTTATATTTTTGTTGAATGGCATGGCAGGGACTGGAAAGTCCACCATTGCCCGGACAGTCGCACAATCCTTTGATAAAAAGGGGCTCCTCGGAGCCAGTTTCTTCTTCAAAAGAGGTGAAGCCGACAGCGATAATGCAAAAAGATTTATATCAACAATCACGAGGCAATTAATGACCAGTAATCGAGAACTGACAAGTGATATCTCAAGAGTGATCGAAGATGATCCAGATCTTTCAACAAAAGCTCTCAGTCGACAATTTGACAACTTCTTATTCAGCCACTGCTCAGGTTGA
- a CDS encoding ankyrin repeat domain-containing protein (COG:S;~EggNog:ENOG410PW3T;~InterPro:IPR002110,IPR036770,IPR020683;~PFAM:PF12796,PF00023,PF13637,PF13606;~go_function: GO:0005515 - protein binding [Evidence IEA]), with protein sequence MTIKEDKVLFVIASTNQALDSLTQPNEQRRFEQHRMISEAVASIGSYEISWLNRNGQEVSTEEVQAHNLISGAIVIGNLPLVQSLMGKISVNASVNRENPYFGRPLHTAAVWGRIEIVQYLLDHGADPNQFTGAQGEDNDDDWEHAHLHSRHEYRSPKGSALRAAALGGHEKIVRFLLKPRCGLSLPRAEYLQTMLAAVRGGHLSIIEIILQSMETSVHELGTFRDQMLWEAVRHDQEAVVQMLLVHGTDVNTLPYANGRDHGCAIKIAASQGYHHLVRTLLDHGADLDCESQTPIIAGAQGGHEEIVQLLLEYGKSMEEAFISAVDGGQVHLLKYLLEKGVDVQAKGQSSQTCDGPVQYKIYW encoded by the exons atga CTATCAAGGAAGACAAAGTCCTTTTTGTCATTGCCAGTACCAACCAAGCATTGGATAGCTTGACCCAACCGAATGAGCAGAGGCGATTCGAGCAGCATCGAATGATCAGTGAAGCAGTTGCTTCCATAGGGTCTTATGAAATTTCATGGCTCAATAGAAATGGTCAGGAAGTTAGTACTGAAGAAGTGCAAGCACATAATCTCATCAGTGGTGCTATTGTTATTGGCAATCTACCACTTGTCCAGTCGTTGATGGGGAAGATATCTGTGAATGCCAGTGTCAACAGAGAAAATCCCTACTTTGGCAGACCTCTACATACTGCTGCGGTGTGGGGCCGGATTGAAATCGTTCAATATCTCCTAGACCACGGTGCTGATCCCAACCAGTTCACTGGAGCGCAAGGAGAagataatgatgatgattggGAACATGCACACCTGCACTCCCGACATGAGTACCGAAGTCCAAAGGGCAGTGCTTTGCGAGCTGCAGCACTAGGAGGCCATGAGAAAATCGTCCGTTTTCTCCTGAAACCTAGGTGTGGATTGTCTCTTCCAAGAGCTGAGTACCTTCAAACCATGCTAGCTGCAGTCCGTGGAGGGCACTTGAGCATCATTGAAATTATCCTTCAAAGCATGGAAACATCAGTCCATGAATTAGGCACGTTTCGGGACCAAATGCTCTGGGAGGCTGTTCGGCATGACCAAGAAGCAGTGGTGCAAATGCTTCTGGTCCATGGCACTGATGTGAACACACTGCCATATGCCAATGGAAGGGACCATGGATGTGCTATCAAGATCGCTGCATCACAGGGCTATCATCACTTGGTCCGCACCCTTTTAGACCATGGAGCAGATTTGGATTGTGAATCTCAGACTCCCATCATTGCTGGGGCACAAGGTGGACATGAAGAAATAGTGCAGCTTCTGCTTGAGTATGGTAAAAGCATGGAAGAAGCATTCATCAGTGCTGTAGATGGAGGACAAGTCCATTTGCTGAAATATCTCCTTGAAAAAGGTGTGGATGTCCAGGCAAAAGGTCAATCAAGCCAAACCTGTGACGGTCCCGTTCAGTATAAaatatattggtag